The region ATAAACATGTCTGGTATAAATAGTAGTTTTAGTGATCTGCTGATTTCGTTCCATTTAGTATTATGAGATAATAAATTCATAAGTAATATTGTTATAATTAATTTTTGAAAAAGCAATAAACTATTATTAACATTTCCACAAAGCATGGATGGTATTAAAGCTATTAACGTTATAAACGGAAACGGAATACTTTTTAATAAAATTCTTTTAACTAACTTTTTTTCCATAAGAAAAAGATTAATTAACACATATAAATCTATTACCATTAGATAAATAAAACTTCTTGAAATAGACACACATAGTATCATTATTATGACACATATAAGTTTGAAAGTTGAATTTATTGAGTAAATTAATTTATCTTGATTTTTATTTTGTCTAATTATAGAAGTTATTTTAATGAAAGAAAAAATACTCTTTTCAATATATGAACTTTTTTCTTCTCTTGGAGCATAATCATCTTTCACCTTAAGCCATTCTGGAATCATCTAATCTCCTTTTTATTTTTCCTTAAATTTATTCTTTCTACAAATTTAAAGATAATCAAAATTAGTACTACACCAACTAATGCTGATAAAACATACCCAAAATACTGATTTAAAAATCCAAAGCTATAATCTTTAAATGGAGAATTAAATTTAAAGCCTTTACTCATTCCCTTGGGAACATACCCTATAAGCTTCTTCATGTCATCTAGATTCCATTCTCCCCATGCAGTTCCATCTGCTAAAAGCCCTAAAGGTACAGCTAAAATAAGAATTCCCAATATAGCATATAAAAACTTATTTTTTATTTCTTTACCTTTGTATATTATATCTGGTGCTGCTTTCTTCACATAGCTATATACACCCACAGCTATTACTCCTTCTATAACTCCAGCAACCAACAAATGCGGTATTAACATAGCTGGAATAGAAACATTCAAACTATATGGGCTGTATAATGGTCGTCCTAAAGCATCTTTAAATAGTAAAGGTTGAATTCCAAATTCAATTGCTGCAAAAAAGGCCGCTACATTTATAGAAATATATCCTGATAAAAACACTCCAAAATATTCACCTTTTTTGCTATTTGAAATCTTCTTAAAAAGATTAAATAAATTAAACGCCACAAAAGGAATTACAAACGCCATATTAAAGCAGTTTACTCCTATTGCCAGAATACCACCATCTCCAAAAAATATAGCCTGTATCACAAGCGCTACTGTAATCGCAAGTACCGCGGCATACGGTCCAAGTAATATAGCTATAAGTGCTCCTCCTATAGCATGTGCAGTAGTTCCTCCTGGAATTGGCGCATTAAACATCATAACTAAAAATGAAAAAGCTGCTGCAACTCCAAGTAATGGCATTTTTTTCTTGCTCATTTCATTCTTTACCTTTACACTTGCTCTTCTCCATATAGGTACCATTACAACTGCAAAAGCAGCGCAAGTTGAAGGACTTAAATAATTATCAGGTATATGCATACATATAAGCCTCCTATATTAATAATTTAAATGCTACATATTTATCTGAATGCTACTGTTATAAATCTTAAAGTTAATTCTAAGTTAAAATATTTTTTATAATTTAAAATAATAATTACCACCCTTTAAAGGGATTATTTCTTAAGTCCCATAAGTTCATAGTATAACCAACATCTAAAAATGCAGCTTTCATTTTTGTTTAATCCACTGTGAGTTGATTGTTTAACTATAATATCTTAAAAGACTTTTATATCTTTTTAGTTGCAATTAAATCCATAATTTAATTATGGATTTAATTATGTTTTCCTGCTCTCTAATATATTGAGCTATTGTTTTTTCATTAATTGTAACAGTATTGGCATAATAATATTTTGCAAAAAATCTTTGTTTCCACCCTTATATTTTACTTAAACATTCATTATTATATAAGAAAGATATTGCTCTATTTTGGCTTAAACATTTAATCTCACCCACATAATAATCAAAGTTTGAACAAAATAATATTTCTTAAAATGAATCAGATTAACAAATCTTTAGATTATAAGATACCAGTATGTTTATCTTTATACAATATATTACACTTATAGTTTTTTGTTTGCAAAAGAACAACTATTAATATAGCTTAATAAATCACTACAATATGCATTTTTTCTTTATATTTCTACTATTTATATATATTTACTATTTGCATATATATATTTTTTTGATATCCATGAAAACCATCTGTTGTATGAAGCTGTAAGATAAAAGTAGGCATTGAATTTTACCAATAATTGTCTACTTTTTTAATATAAAAATTAACTCAACCATCCAAAGAGTGCTAGTTAACTGAAAAATGAATGTATTTTCGATGAAATTCGTAAGATTCATGAGGATCATCCTAATATGGAGATATCAAAGTATTCATGATGAATTAGATGTAAATCATAATATTGAAGTAGATAACAAGCATGTCCTTCTTATTCATAGAAAACAAGTAATTCAACCTACTAAGCAAGTGGAATCCAAAGAGTTGTACCATATGGGATAGAAATCCAGATCATATCGCCAAGAATTGTATGTATTGTAAGTTTTACGCAGAATAACCTAATGAAAATGGCTTACTGATGTTTCAAAATTCAAATATTATCCAGGCATTGAAGTTCATAAAATATATCTAAGGTCTATTTTTGTTTTATATACACATGAAATTGTAACTTGCAAGATTAGCGATCATAATGCTAATTCATAGGTAATGAATAGCTTTGATGAAGAAGTTTGTTTGGAATCAGAAACTCATCCATTATTCATATTGATCAATAATTTCAATGCATAAGTGCTCAATTACTTACTAACTAAAAAAACATTACATAAAGCAAAGCATGTCTAGAATTGTACATTTCATAGATAATAGAAGTATTATAGGAAATATTAAAATGTGAAATATATTATGGTCATCACTTTACAAATAACGATGATTGGGCAAAAACAATAACCGATTGCATTGATTACTACAATAATTGACGCTTTCAACACAAGTTAAATATAATAACGTCAATGGCATATCACAATAAATATAATTTGGCAACATAAAAATATCGCCAACCTAATATGTCTGACAATACAAAAATTTTATTGCTTTTCACGGTCTTTTTGAAATGGAAGTACACCAATATACAAACAGTTCTAATTCAAATATTTAATTATTATTTCGCTAATTATTTATTCACTAAAGTTTTACTTAAAGCATAAACACAATATTGGTTCATACTTATTCCCTCTGCTTTTGATTTTTCTATTAAGTACTTATGAAGAGATTTTGGTAATCTTAATTTAATTTTTCCTGAAAAATCTTCTTCATTAAGTGGTTCATGAATTTCAATTTTTTCTTCAATAGCAGCTTTAAGCCAGTTTATTCTATCATCTTTTAAAAGTTTAATTTCATTTTCTATTGTGTCAGCACGTGTTACACATCCCTTTAATTCATGATACTGTAAAACATATTCATCTTATTCTCTATTTATTCTCTATCTTCCTTTATTTCAATTTTATAATTAAGATTCATGTAATAATTTAAATCCTTCATATAAAATCTTCCTAAAATACTCTTTATACTAATCATTAATTTTAACCTCTTCCGATTCTACTATATCCTTTACCAATTTAATATATGTAATTTTAACTGGTACTTTATAAAGGATTATTATTGGCTATTTACCGCTTTTTCTAAATGTCCAATGACTGCTCTCTGACTTCGACAGTTTTCCAATATATCCATAGACTTCAAGCACCTTTTTTAATTCTTCAAACCTTCTATCACCAAATAGGTTTTTATCTTTTTCAATAATTTATCAAACTTTGACATTATAAATTTTTTTCCTTCTATATTAAAATTCATAGTTGCCCTCTCTGGTTGAATTACTAATTGCCTGTATTGATTATCCGTTATTCTGTTCCATTTAATTGTACTTTTCTCATTTCTTATTCCAAACATTTCAGCTATTTTTTTATTGCTTCCTTTTCATCACAATGTTCTATTTCCATTATAAGATCTATGTCGCTTCCACCTTTTGATATTCCAAAGTCGTACCAAAGATTTTTTTCTAAACTTATGTTGAAAGAAGCAGTCTTTTCTTCTCTCAATTTTCCCCACAATTTTTTTTAAAGTAATATTACATCTCAAAGCTATTTCTTCACATGGAATATTTTTTATTTTATTTATATCATACATTGAATACAGCTCCCTTCAATTTCTTATATGTAAAATAAAAGTGCTAGACATGTAATCTAACACTTTCTTCTTTCTCTTAGCTCTAATTCCATAGCATTTAAAGTTTCATTTAAATTAATAAACACTTTCTTTATTCTTTTAAAGCAAACAATAAATCTATCTATGGGTATACCTACAATCATTATGTTATCTCTATAGATAACAATGTAATTCTTATACTGTAAACATACAGATTTTTTGTTAATATATCCCCTCATGAAGCTTTCACCTCTAATTCTTCTTTCATAAAATTGTTTATCTCGTTTTGGAGTTCCTGTGATTTCATTATCACACTACTGTCTGTTAATTTATTATCTTTAATAAGTACATAAAGTTCCTGTCTTAGTTTCTCAATTCTGTTTTCCATAAAAATCTTCCACCTTTCAAATTTTTAATTTTAAATATAAAAAAAACTGCATATAAGCAGAATTTGCCTATACACAGTTTGTTAGTCTTGATTGACCTAAAAAATTGTTGCCAATAAAAAAATAGCAAAGACTAAAAATGTCTCTACTATTCTTATACACTATTTTTTTGTTTTTATCACTTCTATTTTTAAGTTTATACTTATGCATAAACTTAACTTCTTCTATAAGAACTATAAACTTGTTTGGTTCATGGAGCGAAGCATGTATGCAAGCGTTTCACTTCTTTAATAAGAACTATAAACTTATTATATACTATAGTAACCTTCTTATGCAACTACAGTTTCACTTCTTTAATAAGAACTATAGACTTAAACTCACTAATATTGTGAGGTGCTAATATGGACGTTTCACTTCTTCCGTAAGAACTATAAACTGAATGTGATGAACTTCAAAAGTTAGTCAAAAAGATGTTTCACTTCTTCCATAAGAATTATAAACGATAGAGGTGGTTATGATGGGTAAAAGAAAATCAAGGTTTCACTTCTTTAATAAGAACTATAAACCAAATTAGGACATGTTTCAAATTTAGAAAAATTAAAGTTTCAATTCTTATATAGGAACTATAAACCAAAAGAATATTCGCCATAAAAGGTCGAGGTGGCACATTTCACTTCTTCTATAAGAGCTATAAACGTGAAAGCAATTTTCAAATCAAGCCTTATGATAGTCAGTTTCACTTCTTCTATAAGAGCTATAAACCTCAAAATCATAATTTCTTCTAATAGGCTATTTATAAGCCTTTACCGTTTTAATAATCATGATAAATCAATACTTTTTGCAGTGAACCTATAGTAATATCTCTACTATTCTTATATACTTTTTTTCGCTTTTATCACCTCTATTTTTAAGTTTATACTTATGCATAAATTTAACATCTTCTATAAGAACTATAAACGAGTATATTTGATGAGATGTATTCAAAAAAAGATTTATTTCACTTCTTTAATAAGAACTATAAACCTAGAAAAATTAGCAAATGAAACAGAACATCTTAAAGTTTTTCACTTCTTTAATAAGAACTATAAACCCCAAAATCACAATTTCTTCTAATAGGCTATTTATAAGCCTTTACCATTTTAATAATCACAATAAATCAATACTTTTTGCAGTGAACCTATAGTAGTGTTTTTTTGATTTTCTAAAAGTACCATTCAAAGCCTTAATTCTCAAGGCTTAAACTGTATTTTTGAAAAAAATAGATTCACTGCAAAATATATTAGTATATTCTTCTATAGTCCCTGAGATTATTTACATCACGGAAAAGTTCTACACATCCAAAACCTTGAGAATTTTTACTTCCAAGACCAGTACTGTATGCTAAATTCACTATATCATTTTCACCCTCTATTACAAAACCGCTCAGATATCCTTCGTATATCCAATTTTTATACTTGTCTATTTTCTTTCTTACTTTACTTCTATCAGATATACTTATGTTAAATCTACCGCTATAGGCTTTTTTATAAAAGGCATTGTATTTTGAAATAATATTATTCTTTAAACTCTCAATAAATTCCCTATCATCAGGAGTATAAAATTCAGTCTTTTCAAAATTGCCAGGCTTAGTAACTACTACCGGAGATATTGTAAGCACTTTAATTTTACCACTATTAAGCTGCTTCTTTGAATATATAGAATCAATATTAAATGTACCCTCATTAAATTCAAGTCTTTTTATACTTAAAAGTGCATCAATTATTTTCATAATAAAAATTTCATCTATACTTGAAATTGTAAGTTCCACTCTCCCCTTATGTATTATTATTTTTCCCTTTTCAATGGTTTTATTTTCTATCATCATTTTAGAATAATTAAATAGCTTAAATTTTTTATTTTTATATTTATAACCACCATCATGAAGTCTTGATGAATAGTTATCTTCTAAAATATTATAAATAAGTTTTTGTATAAGATGACTATATGCTATCGGAAATATTATATCTTTATCCACTGTCATACGTACTTTTATTCTCATAATTTTTCTCCTAATTTAATTTTAACCCATCCAAATGGAAGTTTACTGCTGGACATATATTTTAAATTATATGGTAATAAAGCATCCTTATTTTCACTTTCATATCCCATAAGTGTTTTACTAACAGCACCACTATATCCTAGTTTACATACAAACTGATTGGGCTTATCATTTTCTTCTCTTAATTTAATATAAAAACTTTTAATTCTACCATCATCATAAGGAATTTTATAATATTCCTCCTCTAAATCAATAACTCTTGAATAGTATTTTTTAAGAGATTCCATTGAAAGCTCTATAAAAGTTTTATCATCATACCACACCTGTATAACGCTTAAATTACCTTCTTTTTTACCATTAAAAATGTTTTTATTTTGAACTTTGCATTTAAAGACGCTGCCCTCTTCAGCTATTTCATAATAAGCAGGAATTACAAATGCATCTGTTGTTCTGCTAAAACTTTCTACTTTTTCAATTACAAAATCTCCTGAAATTAATTCACAATCTGAAAAGATCGAATTTCTAAATATGATATCAGTGAAATTCTTATCCACGCTGTATTTAAATTCATCTTTACATTTATAACTCCTTAAAGCAAAACCACCCTTAGGAAATTTTCTTAAAGAAGTTTTTTCCTCTTTATTATTAATACTTTTTAAGCCCTTAATTAAAAGTTTATTATCCTTAGTATTTCTTCTAAAATCATATTTAACATTTTCTACATTATAAATTTCAAATCCGTGCCTTATGAGACCTTTAATAGTACTTCCCATAATTGTTTTTACTTCTACTATGCCAGTCTCCGTTAATTTTTTGTTGTATGCAAATCTATATATTTCAAGGTTGTTTTCGTAATTTCCTTTCAATTCTACACTTTTAATTTCCTCTGGTATTTCACCTTTAAATATTCCATTTAAATTACCACTTCCATATAGTTTACAAGCCAAATTATCCGTAAGTTTACCTTTTTGAACTAAATCATGTATATCCATTAAATTTAAAAAATATATTTTTCCTTTATCATTAACATATTCATCACTGGAATACTTTTCATTTTCACCGCCGCCAACACATATTCCAGATAATGCTTCTATAGTTAAATTAACTTCTTTTAAATTAGGTTTAATTTCACTCATAAAGTACACCCCCTAAATTTCTATTGGAAATACACATGAATATGTCTTTATTCCATTAATATCACTTATTATATTTCCAATAGGTTCTGCCTTTTCTTCAAGTGTACTTCCAGCCTCAATATAGTGATAAAATGGTTTTACCATATTAGGAGTTTTAGAATCATACCTTTTAACTATATAATCAACAAATTTATAATCTTTATCTATTAACTCCGAAGTTATTATTGTAGATGCAATATTTAAAGCCTTATTTCCGTTTTTATATAACCTTATATCCTCAGTCTCTTCAAATATCTTATCATTATTTCTTATAAATCTTATAACACCATTCCCTATAGACGTATCTGTACCAATTCCTACCTTCTCAATTATATCAAAGGCAAGTTCAATATAACCCATAATTTTAAGATCATCACATTTTATATAAATACAAAATATATCTTCTTGACTGTACTTGTTTTCTTCACTACAAAACAATTTTCCATCTTCAGCTTTTCCATTAAATCTATTTATGCTGCTCCTAAGTCTAGCTGTTTTGATTCCACTATCAATTTGAAGATTTCTTGTTGCAATTTTATAGTCTCTAAATACACTTCTCTTTTCCTTTAAATCTTCTGTAAAATTTCTATGATTTTTATCTATTTTTTTCATTTCATCAGAACTTTTTCCATACAATTCATCTAAATATAATTTCTTTTTATCTTCCTTCACCTTAGTTATAGCATCTTCTAACTTTTTACCACCAATCATATCGCTAATTAAAGTTTTTCCAAGTTTTTTAACTAATTCATTTGCTTTTTCATATGGCAATATATCATAAAACACCTTGGCAATGTTTCCAAATATAGCAGGGGATATTAATCTTGATTTTAAATTTTCCGCTGTAAATTCAGCCTTATAAATCATTTTTGCTGTTTTCCTCTTTAGATTTTTCTTCTATCTCATTTAATCTTTTTATTATGTCTAAGCACTTATCTTCATCATATTTTAGCTCATCAAATTTAACCTTACCATATCCCCTACTTCCAGAACCTCCGATATAATTGTACTCAAGAAGTTTAAATCCACTATTTATATAATCTATGTATTTATCTTTATTATCGCCTTCAAAAATTTTAAGCTGCATTTCTATTGAAAATTCTGTACCTGCTGGAATTCTATCAAGAGTTCTTGGAATTGCCCCTCCTGTTATTCTGTTAATAGTGTTTTCTTTTTTTATCTCTACCATTGAAGGATTAAATTTTCTTAGAAGTACTCTGCTTTTATTATTTAATTTAGCATCTCTAAATATGAGTCTAGCTGGAGTTCCCTTTATACTACTAATTCTACCATTATAAGCAGTTCCAAAAAGTTTGCAAATATCACATTTTCCACAATTGCAAACACCATTATTTATATCATTTACTCCTCTTACAATCTCCAAAATGCTCCTTAATGATCCCTTAATACTTGAACCTGGTATATATGGTTCTTTAGTTAACGGATCTCTAAGTATAGGATTATCTATATCTCCAATATTCAGTTCTTCATTGCTGCCACCTATTCTAAGTCCTGTAAGCACTCTCATGGTTGTTGTCAAAGTAATAATATTAGTTAGTTTCAATTTATACTCTTCCATTATTTTTCCACTCCCTTATCAAGATAACCATACATAGCTTCAAACACTTTTAAAAATGCTGTGAATTCTCTAACATCATTTTTAGGTGAACAAATCACATTTATTGAAGTTTCTATAAATTCATACAGTCCATAATAAGCTTTCTTAATA is a window of Clostridium pasteurianum DNA encoding:
- a CDS encoding IS3 family transposase is translated as MLKCEIYYGHHFTNNDDWAKTITDCIDYYNN
- a CDS encoding CHC2 zinc finger domain-containing protein is translated as MWGKLREEKTASFNISLEKNLWYDFGISKGGSDIDLIMEIEHCDEKEAIKK
- the csm3 gene encoding type III-A CRISPR-associated RAMP protein Csm3, whose translation is MEEYKLKLTNIITLTTTMRVLTGLRIGGSNEELNIGDIDNPILRDPLTKEPYIPGSSIKGSLRSILEIVRGVNDINNGVCNCGKCDICKLFGTAYNGRISSIKGTPARLIFRDAKLNNKSRVLLRKFNPSMVEIKKENTINRITGGAIPRTLDRIPAGTEFSIEMQLKIFEGDNKDKYIDYINSGFKLLEYNYIGGSGSRGYGKVKFDELKYDEDKCLDIIKRLNEIEEKSKEENSKNDL
- a CDS encoding toxin-antitoxin system HicB family antitoxin: MENEIKLLKDDRINWLKAAIEEKIEIHEPLNEEDFSGKIKLRLPKSLHKYLIEKSKAEGISMNQYCVYALSKTLVNK
- a CDS encoding aspartyl-phosphate phosphatase Spo0E family protein, which translates into the protein MENRIEKLRQELYVLIKDNKLTDSSVIMKSQELQNEINNFMKEELEVKAS
- the cbiM gene encoding cobalt transporter CbiM; amino-acid sequence: MHIPDNYLSPSTCAAFAVVMVPIWRRASVKVKNEMSKKKMPLLGVAAAFSFLVMMFNAPIPGGTTAHAIGGALIAILLGPYAAVLAITVALVIQAIFFGDGGILAIGVNCFNMAFVIPFVAFNLFNLFKKISNSKKGEYFGVFLSGYISINVAAFFAAIEFGIQPLLFKDALGRPLYSPYSLNVSIPAMLIPHLLVAGVIEGVIAVGVYSYVKKAAPDIIYKGKEIKNKFLYAILGILILAVPLGLLADGTAWGEWNLDDMKKLIGYVPKGMSKGFKFNSPFKDYSFGFLNQYFGYVLSALVGVVLILIIFKFVERINLRKNKKEIR
- the cas6 gene encoding CRISPR-associated endoribonuclease Cas6, with the protein product MRIKVRMTVDKDIIFPIAYSHLIQKLIYNILEDNYSSRLHDGGYKYKNKKFKLFNYSKMMIENKTIEKGKIIIHKGRVELTISSIDEIFIMKIIDALLSIKRLEFNEGTFNIDSIYSKKQLNSGKIKVLTISPVVVTKPGNFEKTEFYTPDDREFIESLKNNIISKYNAFYKKAYSGRFNISISDRSKVRKKIDKYKNWIYEGYLSGFVIEGENDIVNLAYSTGLGSKNSQGFGCVELFRDVNNLRDYRRIY
- a CDS encoding energy-coupling factor transporter transmembrane component T family protein, whose protein sequence is MIPEWLKVKDDYAPREEKSSYIEKSIFSFIKITSIIRQNKNQDKLIYSINSTFKLICVIIMILCVSISRSFIYLMVIDLYVLINLFLMEKKLVKRILLKSIPFPFITLIALIPSMLCGNVNNSLLLFQKLIITILLMNLLSHNTKWNEISRSLKLLFIPDMFIWIMDITIKYILLLGEHSLNLLYALRLRSIGVTSNKYKSLTGIIGNLFIKSYKMSEEMFHAMECRGFVGEYTTKVNLKLKKIDYIYLAINIVSLSLFFYIAY